Proteins co-encoded in one Phalacrocorax carbo chromosome 5, bPhaCar2.1, whole genome shotgun sequence genomic window:
- the LOC135313718 gene encoding baculoviral IAP repeat-containing protein 5.1-like has protein sequence MELLLKELGLASKLLADFKDMYEYENRLKTFTNWPFIENCKCTPENMAKAGFVHCPNANEPDVAKCFFCLIELEGWEPNDDPWEEHIKRHNCGFLSLTKHFDDLTVEEYYMLEMTRLRTFLCKTGRSIINSFEEEVTATRQRLVDNFISKHQYRPPPPEPLHADPSAQHSESSYCQSKKKDPEVKRKV, from the exons ATGGAGTTGCTCTTGAAAGAGCTTGGTTTAGCTTCCAAGCTCTTAGCTGATTTTAAGGATATGTATGAATATGAGAACCGTTTAAAAACCTTCACAAACTGGCCTTTTATAGAGAACTGCAAGTGCACCCCAGAGAAT ATGGCAAAGGCGGGCTTTGTCCACTGTCCAAATGCAAATGAACCAGATGtggcaaaatgtttcttttgcttgATAGAACTGGAGGGCTGGGAACCAAATGATGACCCATG GGAGGAACACATCAAACGTCACAACTGTGGCTTTTTATCTCTTACTAAGCACTTTGATGACCTGACAGTGGAGGAGTACTACATGCTGGAGATGACACGGCTGAGAACCTTCCTT tGCAAAACTGGCAGAAGCATAATAAATTCTTTTGAAGAAGAAGTCACCGCAACTAGGCAGCGTCTTGTGGATAACTTTATCTCCAAGCATCAGTATAGACCACCACCGCCAGAGCCTCTCCATGCTGATCCATCTGCCCAACATTCTGAAAGCTCATACTgccagtcaaaaaaaaaagatccagaAGTGAAGCGTAAAGTCTGA